A genome region from Cannabis sativa cultivar Pink pepper isolate KNU-18-1 unplaced genomic scaffold, ASM2916894v1 Contig7, whole genome shotgun sequence includes the following:
- the LOC133033440 gene encoding uncharacterized protein LOC133033440 translates to MATQTVAPYKKPAPMKKDISKRDMSKFCRFHEDYGHDTNECNNLKQQMEFLIRKNNSQMQKYVKSDQNRRATQTDNNQDLLPPQVEGNLQIIIGGPHIAGDSGKAWERLLRRYFIRASSFQQRMGLGA, encoded by the exons ATGGCTACTCAGACAGTAGCTCCGTATAAGAAACCTGCTCCCATGAAAAAGGACATAAGTAAGAGAGACATGTCCAAGTTTTGCCGTTTTCATGAAGATTATGGCCATGACACGAATGAATGCAACAATTTGAAGCAGCAAATGGAATTTCTAATTAGAAAGAATAACTCACAGATGCAAAAATATGTCAAGTCTGATCAAAATCGGAGGGCCACCCAGACAGACAATAATCAAGATTTACTGCCACCACAAGTAGAAGGGAATTTACAAATCattattggaggcccgcacatagCTGGAGATTCAGGCAAAGCCTGGGAAAG GTTGTTACGTCGATATTTCATTCGTGCCTCaagtttccaacaaagaatggggttgGGTGCCTAA